A window of the Candida orthopsilosis Co 90-125, chromosome 1 draft sequence genome harbors these coding sequences:
- a CDS encoding vacuolar transporter — protein sequence MNNKEIRISALLVLDTLFFLLEAIIGYSVQSLALIADSFHMLNDIISLIIALWAVRVKNLKPADGKYTYGWQRAEILGALINAVFLIALCFTIIMDAIQRFFKPTEITNPQLILAVGVAGLLSNGIGLVLFHEHGHSHSHGGGGDDGHGEGHSHSHADGTGNGHVSSSEIESRIGLNENTPLIDATVRSSPSEVFDYFPDNVVERYNSETPSVKADGHEYEHTHNDAVKDVKTRKRKSMNMEGVFLHVLGDALGNVGVIITALIIWKTDYWWKFYSDPVTSLVITLIIFNSALPLCRKSSKILLQATPPYIDSEQILQDILKLPLVNSVHDFHVWNLNEDILIASLHIELTPKCEVILPAPGQTGSDTTGDSSNTQIDRNLFLMVVSQVRDTLHKYGIHSVTIQPEFPSLKSKSGESDDVVTDDSNAFGNTSKQNCLVDGFTNCDTQTCH from the coding sequence ATGAATAACAAAGAAATTCGGATTAGTGCTTTGTTAGTATTGGACACCTTGTTCTTTCTTCTAGAGGCCATCATTGGTTACTCTGTCCAATCGTTGGCATTAATCGCCGACTCATTCCATATGTTGAATGATATCATTTCATTAATCATTGCTCTTTGGGCCGTGCGTGTTaagaatttgaaacctGCTGATGGGAAATATACTTATGGGTGGCAAAGAGCTGAAATATTGGGTGCTTTAATCAATGCTGTTTTTTTGATTGCCTTGTGTTTTACTATTATTATGGATGCTATTCAACGTTTTTTCAAACCGACAGAAATAACGAAtcctcaattgattttagCGGTTGGTGTTGCTGGGTTGTTGAGTAATGGTATTGGATTGGTGTTATTTCATGAACACGGACATTCGCATTCTCATGgcggtggtggtgatgatggGCACGGAGAGGGACATTCGCATTCACATGCTGATGGTACTGGTAATGGGCATGTTTCCAGTAGCGAAATTGAGTCAAGGATCGGATTGAATGAAAACACACCTTTGATTGATGCCACTGTGCGTTCTTCACCATCTGAAGTGTTTGATTATTTCCCtgataatgttgttgaaagataTAATTCTGAAACTCCATCAGTGAAGGCAGATGGACATGAATATGAACATACACATAATGATGCAGTTAAAGATGTCAAGacaaggaaaagaaaatcaatgaaTATGGAAGGTGTATTTTTGCATGTATTGGGTGATGCATTGGGAAATGTTGGTGTTATTATAACTGCTTTaattatttggaaaacCGATTATTGGTGGAAATTTTATTCAGATCCAGTTACATCTTTGGTTATTACTTtgatcattttcaatagtGCATTACCATTGTGTCGTAAATCATCAAAGATCTTATTACAAGCTACACCACCATATATTGATTCGGAACAGATTTTACAAgacattttgaaattaccaTTGGTTAACAGTGTTCATGATTTCCATGTTTGGAATTTAAATGAAGATATTCTTATTGCTTCACTACATATTGAATTGACACCTAAATGTGAAGTCATTTTACCAGCACCAGGTCAAACTGGATCTGACACCACTGGCGATTCTTCAAATACTCAAATTGATAGAAACTTGTTTTTGATGGTTGTTTCTCAAGTTCGTGATACTTTACATAAATATGGTATTCATTCAGTTACTATTCAACCAGAATTCCCTAGTTTGAAGAGCAAATCGGGTGAATCAGATGATGTGGTTACTGATGATTCAAATGCATTTGGTAATACctcaaaacaaaactgtTTAGTTGATGGATTTACTAATTGTGATACACAAACTTGTCATTAA